From Camelina sativa cultivar DH55 chromosome 7, Cs, whole genome shotgun sequence, one genomic window encodes:
- the LOC104705165 gene encoding S-(+)-linalool synthase, chloroplastic yields MTNANQGLGIVLHFRLEIDQNLHIIYKECTHFYACDIHELALCFRVLRQDGHYVQESIFENILNKKGRLEDDPKVDVKVLLYEAFEIFLEDEETHDGVKEFMFDRLNELCSCRKSHQERVMMSTLAQPRHKTLRRLTSNRFISMIKIAGQENKEWFQSILGVAEIKSILLKSLVHEEMSQISKWWRELGLEKELRKIRNQPLKWYTWSREILQDPTLTEQRLDLTKPISLVYVKDDIFDVYGKLEELIIFTQVVERWDHKGLEKLPRYMKVCFEALDMITMEISMKICKSHGWNPTDSLRKSWASLCKAFLIEAKWFNSGYLPNTEEYMKNGVVSSGVHLVMLHVYFLLGEELTREKVELIESNPRIVSSAATILRLWDDLGSAKDENQDGADGSYIECYMNEYEGSTVDEARTHVFHKISKAWKCLNMECLNPSPFSRSFSKACLNIARTVPLMYKYNYDDDQRLLGLDKYLKSLM; encoded by the exons ATGACCAATGCCAATCAAGGTTTAGGCATTGTGCTCCATTTTAGACTCGAGATCGATCAAAACCTTCACATAATTTACAAAGAATGCACCCATTTCTATGCCTGTGATATTCATGAGCTCGCACTTTGCTTTAGAGTGCTGAGACAAGATGGTCACTATGTTCAAGAAA gTATTTTCGAAAACATCCTTAACAAGAAGGGTAGACTCGAAGACGACCCAAAAGTTGACGTGAAGGTTCTATTGTATGAAGCTTTTGAGATCTTTCTagaagacgaagaaacacaTGATGGAGTGAAAGAATTTATGTTTGACCGCCTTAATGAACTTTGCTCATGTCGAAAAAGTCATCAAGAGCGAGTTATGATGAGTACTTTGGCGCAGCCTCGCCACAAAACCTTAAGAAGATTAACGTCTAACAGGTTCATAAGCATGATCAAAATTGCGGGTCAAGAAAATAAAGAGTGGTTTCAATCTATATTGGGAGTGGCTGAGATTAAGTCCATTTTGTTGAAGTCCCTTGTTCATGAAGAAATGTCTCAAATATCAAA ATGGTGGAGAGAGCTTGGTTTAGAAAAAGAGCTGAGGAAGATAAGAAATCAGCCATTAAAATGGTACACATGGTCCAGGGAAATTCTTCAAGATCCAACATTAACCGAACAAAGGCTTGATCTTACCAAACCAATATCGCTTGTTTACGTTAAAGATGACATTTTCGATGTTTATGGAAAGCTagaagaactaatcatcttcaCACAAGTTGTTGAGAG ATGGGATCACAAGGGGCTTGAGAAGCTACCGAGATACATGAAGGTTTGCTTTGAGGCTCTAGATATGATCACAATGGAGATTAGCATGAAGATCTGCAAATCACATGGCTGGAACCCAACAGACTCTCTTCGAAAATCG TGGGCAAGTTTGTGTAAAGCATTCTTGATAGAAGCAAAGTGGTTTAATTCAGGCTACTTACCGAATACTGAAGAGTATATGAAGAATGGGGTTGTGAGTTCAGGTGTTCATTTAGTGATGCTCCATGTCTACTTCTTGTTGGGAGAAGAACTCACAAGAGAGAAAGTTGAACTAATTGAGAGCAACCCGAGGATTGTATCGTCTGCAGCTACAATCCTCAGGCTCTGGGATGATCTCGGAAGTGCCAAG GATGAGAACCAAGATGGAGCTGATGGATCATACATAGAGTGTTACATGAACGAGTACGAGGGATCAACTGTTGATGAAGCGAGAACACATGTTTTCCACAAGATATCTAAAGCATGGAAATGTTTGAACATGGAGTGTCTGAATCCAAGTCCATTCTCAAGATCATTCTCAAAAGCTTGTCTCAATATTGCAAGAACAGTTCCTTTGATGTATAAGTACAACTATGATGATGATCAACGACTTCTCGGTCTAGACAAATATCTCAAGTCTCTAATGTAA